Proteins encoded by one window of Puntigrus tetrazona isolate hp1 chromosome 25, ASM1883169v1, whole genome shotgun sequence:
- the api5 gene encoding apoptosis inhibitor 5 isoform X1: MAATVEELYRNYGILADEKEDLSKHKDAYQVILDGVKGGPKEKRLAAQFIPKFFSSFPELADAAINAQLDLCEDEDVSIRRQAIKELPRFASGENLPRVADILTQLLQTDDSAEFNQVNTALISIFKIDAKGTLGGLFSQILQGEDIVRERAIKFLSTKLKMMPDDTMTKEVEDYIFIETKKVLEDVTGEEFVLLMRILSGLKTMQTVSGRQQLVELVVEQAFLEQALNPTDADSVDRLLQCTRQALPLFSVSETTATKNVHSTRFVTYFCEFVLPNLSLLTSPVAELDIQLEVLKLLAEMSPYCGDMDKLEVNLNMLFEKLLEFMPLPPEEENGENAANEEPKLQFSYVECLLFSFHQLGQKLPDFLIDKISTEKLKDFKIRLQYFARGLQVYIRQLRVALQGKTGDALKTEENKIKVVALKITNNINVLIKDLFHNPPSYKSTVTLSWKPVQKAEAAAIGQKRQSGEDIGATATIKKLPTNLPRRDARQIYNPPSGKYSASIGNFSYEQRGGFRGGRGRGFGGRGNRSRGRIY, from the exons ATGGCGGCGACAGTGGAGGAGCTCTACCGTAACTACGGCATCCTCGCCGACGAGAAAGAGGATCTCAGCAAA CACAAAGATGCTTATCAGGTAATTCTGGATGGCGTTAAAGGAGGTCCGAAGGAGAAGCGACTGGCCGCTCAGTTCATTCCAAAATTTTTCAGCAGTTTTCCAGAGCTGGCCGACGCAGCCATCAACGCCCAGCTtgatctgtgtgaagatgaGGACGTTTCT ATCAGAAGGCAAGCTATCAAAGAACTGCCCCGCTTCGCATCGGGAGAGAATTTACCCAGAGTCGCAGACATCCTCACGCAGCTGCTGCAGACAG ACGATTCTGCTGAATTCAATCAAGTCAACACGGCTTTGATCTCCATATTCAAAATCGATGCAAAAG gaacTTTGGGAGGCTTGTTCAGTCAGATACTGCAAGGAGAAGATATTGTTCGAGAAAGAGCGATTAAGTTTCTCTCTACCAAGTTGAAAATGATGCCAGATGACACAATGACAAAAGAGGTGGAGGATTACATCTTCATAGAGACAAAAAAG GTCCTAGAGGACGTGACGGGGGAGGAGTTTGTGCTTCTCATGCGTATTCTGTCCGGGCTGAAGACCATGCAGACTGTGAGCGGGCGGCAGCagctggtggagctggtggtggAGCAGGCCTTCCTGGAGCAGGCGCTAAACCCCACAGATGCAGACAGCGTTGACCGGCTCCTGCAGTGCACGCGCCAGGCCTTACCACTCTTTTCTGTGAGTGAAACCACGGCAACG aaaaatgtgcattctacTCGCTTTGTGACATACTTCTGTGAATTTGTTCTGCCCAACCTCAGTCTGCTCACCAGCCCTGTAGCGGAACTGGACATCCAGCTGGAG GTACTGAAGTTATTAGCAGAGATGAGTCCGTATTGTGGTGACATGGACAAACTGGAGGTCAATCTCAACATGCTGTTTGAGAAGCTACTG GAGTTCATGCCCCTGCCTCCAGAGGAGGAGAACGGAGAGAACGCGGCCAATGAAGAGCCCAAGCTGCAGTTCAGCTACGTGGAGTGTCTGCTCTTCAGCTTCCATCAGCTGGGCCAAAAACTACCTGACTTTCTCATCGACAAAATCAGCACAGAGAAGTTGAAGGACTTCAAGATCAG gtTACAGTACTTTGCAAGGGGGCTCCAAGTGTATATTCGACAGCTACGTGTTGCCTTGCAAGGCAAGACTGGAGATGCTCTAAAGACAGAGGag AATAAAATCAAAGTTGTGGCTTTGAAGATCACCAACAACATAAACGTTTTAATCAAG GACCTGTTCCATAACCCTCCATCCTATAAAAGCACAGTCACTCTGTCCTGGAAACCGGTGCAGAAGGCAGAGGCGGCAGCAATCGG CCAGAAGAGGCAGTCCGGGGAAGACATCGGAGCAACGGCGACAATAAAGAAGCTTCCCACGAATCTGCCCAGGAGGGACGCCCGGCAAATATACAATCCACCCAGCGGGAAATACAGCGCCAGCATTGGGAACTTCTCTTACG AACAACGAGGAGGCTTCAGGGGTGGCCGAGGACGGGGCTTCGGAGGAAGAGGAAACAGAAGCCGAGGCCGGATTTATTAA
- the prr5l gene encoding proline-rich protein 5-like translates to MGSFRKPRPRFMSSPVLSDLARFHASSPALQLSNASVWNSVQTAVIKVFQGGGLQANELYTLNESIRWLLRTELGSFITEYFQDQLLNKGLTYILEKIQLHNDETRLQALSEMWVRFFTDVLPTLQAIFYPVQGQELTVRQMALLGFRNMVLLKLPVENMFQCSSYPPPVTQMLLILQGIHEPNGPTQEYFRLERLVDMVISPYLSNYLYMNPSNSSSSSEDHLEGLRLVAAPHLSQPEIMVTHFAHESFLAPLIEHEGEAYLERTGGVRRHTVANVHSDIQLLSVKNRMRSEKMEVSGAARMTKTESKRTPNTFCSEPAFSGPRPGGVEILRGQSTAEMKCGLTS, encoded by the exons ATGGGGTCCTTTCGAAAGCCCAGGCCCCGTTTCATGAGCTCGCCTGTGCTGTCCGACCTTGCCCGCTTTCATGCCAGCTCGCCAGCACTGCAGCTGTCCAATGCTAGTGTTTGGAACAG cgTTCAGACGGCTGTAATTAAAGTCTTCCAAGGTGGGGGGCTACAGGCCAATGAGCTCTACACTCTGAACGAAAGCATAAG ATGGCTTTTAAGGACCGAGCTGGGATCATTTATCACTGAGTACTTTcag GATCAGCTCTTGAATAAGGGTCTGACGTACATTTTGGAGAAGATTCAGCTTCACAACG ATGAGACTCGTCTCCAAGCACTGTCTGAGATGTGGGTGAGGTTTTTCACAGACGTCCTGCCAACTCTTCAAGCTATTTTCTACCCTGTGCAG GGTCAGGAGTTGACTGTGAGGCAAATGGCTCTTCTAGGCTTCAGGAACATGGTTCTATTGAAGCTTCCTGTGGAGAATATGTTTCAGTGCTCCTCGTATCCTCCTCCAGTCACACAGATGCTGCTCATCCTGCAG GGCATTCATGAGCCTAATGGACCTACGCAAGAGTATTTCCGGCTTGAGAGGCTAGTGGACATGGTTATATCTCCCTACCTGAGTAACTACCTCTACATGAACCCTAGCaattcatcttcatcttcag AGGATCATCTGGAAGGCCTGAGGTTGGTTGCCGCTCCGCACCTCAGTCAACCTGAGATTATGGTGACACACTTTGCCCACGAGTCTTTCCTGGCACCTCTAATCGAACACGAGGGTGAAGCCTATTTGGAAAGGACCGGCGGCGTCCGACGCCACACAGTCGCCAATGTGCATTCGGACATCCAGCTCCTGTCCGTGAAAAACAGGATGCGTTCAGAAAAAATGGAGGTCAGTGGAGCAGCCAGGATGACCAAGACAGAGAGCAAAAGGACGCCTAATACTTTCTGCAGTGAACCGGCCTTTTCTGGCCCCCGGCCAGGTGGCGTGGAAATCCTCCGAGGGCAAAGCACCGCAGAGATGAAGTGTGGCCtaactagttaa
- the api5 gene encoding apoptosis inhibitor 5 isoform X2, which produces MAATVEELYRNYGILADEKEDLSKHKDAYQVILDGVKGGPKEKRLAAQFIPKFFSSFPELADAAINAQLDLCEDEDVSIRRQAIKELPRFASGENLPRVADILTQLLQTDDSAEFNQVNTALISIFKIDAKGTLGGLFSQILQGEDIVRERAIKFLSTKLKMMPDDTMTKEVEDYIFIETKKVLEDVTGEEFVLLMRILSGLKTMQTVSGRQQLVELVVEQAFLEQALNPTDADSVDRLLQCTRQALPLFSKNVHSTRFVTYFCEFVLPNLSLLTSPVAELDIQLEVLKLLAEMSPYCGDMDKLEVNLNMLFEKLLEFMPLPPEEENGENAANEEPKLQFSYVECLLFSFHQLGQKLPDFLIDKISTEKLKDFKIRLQYFARGLQVYIRQLRVALQGKTGDALKTEENKIKVVALKITNNINVLIKDLFHNPPSYKSTVTLSWKPVQKAEAAAIGQKRQSGEDIGATATIKKLPTNLPRRDARQIYNPPSGKYSASIGNFSYEQRGGFRGGRGRGFGGRGNRSRGRIY; this is translated from the exons ATGGCGGCGACAGTGGAGGAGCTCTACCGTAACTACGGCATCCTCGCCGACGAGAAAGAGGATCTCAGCAAA CACAAAGATGCTTATCAGGTAATTCTGGATGGCGTTAAAGGAGGTCCGAAGGAGAAGCGACTGGCCGCTCAGTTCATTCCAAAATTTTTCAGCAGTTTTCCAGAGCTGGCCGACGCAGCCATCAACGCCCAGCTtgatctgtgtgaagatgaGGACGTTTCT ATCAGAAGGCAAGCTATCAAAGAACTGCCCCGCTTCGCATCGGGAGAGAATTTACCCAGAGTCGCAGACATCCTCACGCAGCTGCTGCAGACAG ACGATTCTGCTGAATTCAATCAAGTCAACACGGCTTTGATCTCCATATTCAAAATCGATGCAAAAG gaacTTTGGGAGGCTTGTTCAGTCAGATACTGCAAGGAGAAGATATTGTTCGAGAAAGAGCGATTAAGTTTCTCTCTACCAAGTTGAAAATGATGCCAGATGACACAATGACAAAAGAGGTGGAGGATTACATCTTCATAGAGACAAAAAAG GTCCTAGAGGACGTGACGGGGGAGGAGTTTGTGCTTCTCATGCGTATTCTGTCCGGGCTGAAGACCATGCAGACTGTGAGCGGGCGGCAGCagctggtggagctggtggtggAGCAGGCCTTCCTGGAGCAGGCGCTAAACCCCACAGATGCAGACAGCGTTGACCGGCTCCTGCAGTGCACGCGCCAGGCCTTACCACTCTTTTCT aaaaatgtgcattctacTCGCTTTGTGACATACTTCTGTGAATTTGTTCTGCCCAACCTCAGTCTGCTCACCAGCCCTGTAGCGGAACTGGACATCCAGCTGGAG GTACTGAAGTTATTAGCAGAGATGAGTCCGTATTGTGGTGACATGGACAAACTGGAGGTCAATCTCAACATGCTGTTTGAGAAGCTACTG GAGTTCATGCCCCTGCCTCCAGAGGAGGAGAACGGAGAGAACGCGGCCAATGAAGAGCCCAAGCTGCAGTTCAGCTACGTGGAGTGTCTGCTCTTCAGCTTCCATCAGCTGGGCCAAAAACTACCTGACTTTCTCATCGACAAAATCAGCACAGAGAAGTTGAAGGACTTCAAGATCAG gtTACAGTACTTTGCAAGGGGGCTCCAAGTGTATATTCGACAGCTACGTGTTGCCTTGCAAGGCAAGACTGGAGATGCTCTAAAGACAGAGGag AATAAAATCAAAGTTGTGGCTTTGAAGATCACCAACAACATAAACGTTTTAATCAAG GACCTGTTCCATAACCCTCCATCCTATAAAAGCACAGTCACTCTGTCCTGGAAACCGGTGCAGAAGGCAGAGGCGGCAGCAATCGG CCAGAAGAGGCAGTCCGGGGAAGACATCGGAGCAACGGCGACAATAAAGAAGCTTCCCACGAATCTGCCCAGGAGGGACGCCCGGCAAATATACAATCCACCCAGCGGGAAATACAGCGCCAGCATTGGGAACTTCTCTTACG AACAACGAGGAGGCTTCAGGGGTGGCCGAGGACGGGGCTTCGGAGGAAGAGGAAACAGAAGCCGAGGCCGGATTTATTAA